The Drosophila bipectinata strain 14024-0381.07 chromosome 2L, DbipHiC1v2, whole genome shotgun sequence genome has a segment encoding these proteins:
- the LOC108123951 gene encoding malectin-A, with amino-acid sequence MQNKLKRPTETTTKTTTSMCNIAWKSGNFTDYLLASSSRTWTLIVLIFVGLVSLSQAADPLKVIYAVNAGGEEHTDRNGIQYDADPLKGVGIASDYGKHLLMIGRVQEQDEVLYRTERYHTTTFGYDLPSDGDGDYALIMKFCEVYFDAPQKKVFDVLLNRKHTIVKQLDIYDQVGRGSAHDEIVYFKINNGRLHYDGEVSDVRNGRLRLDFIKGALDNPKINAFALLKGDVSQLPRLHGTEASERIKPEGGSSKPTQAQQSERIVRSQRNDIDEDDEDLDDEEFEEELPEEKAAEPRQDVQTQQSSDPKRSYSGPKQPNPYSMDDSSILLPVFIAIGAFIPLLFCLCKL; translated from the coding sequence ATGCAGAACAAGCTCAAGAGGCCAACagagacaacaacaaaaacaacaactagcATGTGCAACATAGCATGGAAATCGGGGAACTTCACGGACTACTTGCTGGCAAGTAGTTCCAGGACATGGACCTTGATAGTACTTATTTTCGTAGGCCTTGTAAGCCTATCCCAAGCCGCTGATCCGCTCAAGGTTATTTATGCTGTGAACGCCGGAGGTGAGGAGCACACGGACCGCAATGGCATCCAGTACGATGCAGATCCTTTGAAAGGAGTTGGAATCGCCTCGGACTATGGGAAGCACCTACTGATGATCGGACGGGTGCAGGAGCAAGACGAGGTTCTATATAGAACGGAACGCTATCACACCACCACATTTGGTTACGACTTGCCCAGCGATGGGGATGGAGATTACGCgctgattatgaaattctgTGAAGTTTACTTTGACGCCCCCCAGAAAAAGGTCTTCGATGTACTCCTGAATCGCAAACACACGATTGTCAAGCAGCTGGACATATATGACCAGGTGGGCAGGGGATCGGCACACGACGAAATCGTTTACTTTAAAATCAACAACGGAAGATTGCACTACGACGGCGAGGTCTCCGACGTGAGGAACGGACGTCTTCGATTAGACTTCATCAAGGGGGCTCTGGACAATCCCAAGATAAATGCCTTCGCCTTGCTGAAGGGTGATGTCTCCCAGCTACCACGTCTGCATGGCACCGAGGCTAGTGAAAGAATCAAACCCGAGGGCGGAAGCAGCAAACCGACCCAGGCCCAACAAAGTGAGCGCATTGTACGCTCTCAGAGGAACGACATAGACGAGGATGACGAGGATCTGGACGATGAGGAGTTCGAGGAGGAGCTGCCCGAGGAGAAGGCCGCTGAACCGAGGCAGGATGTCCAGACGCAGCAGAGTTCAGACCCAAAACGCTCCTACAGCGGTCCGAAGCAACCCAATCCCTACTCAATGGACGACTCATCCATATTGTTGCCTGTTTTCATTGCCATCGGGGCCTTTATACCGCTTCTATTCTGCCTGTGCAAGCTGTGA
- the LOC122321488 gene encoding uncharacterized protein has translation MCQRRFYFTKYTNFHKNHIKLFAVYMKTANLMQNFNVLKRSL, from the coding sequence ATGTGCCAGCGGCGGTTCTACTTCACAAAGTACACCAATTTCCATAAGAACCACATCAAGTTGTTTGCTGTTTATATGAAAACGGCAAATCTGATGCAAAACTTCAACGTGCTCAAGCGTTCGCTATAA